The region AAAAATCTGGAACTGGATCAAAAGTTATTTGCTGTGCAAATGTGCTGTAACTAAACGTATAGATTAGTATCCAAATAGTTAAAATTTGAATTCCATTTATAGTAAACTTTCTACGGCGCATTTATTTATTGTTTTATAAATCTTTCTGACACTTTACCTTCAATTGTTAAGATGTAAATACCAGCTTTTAAATTAGCAACGTTTATTTCTTGAAATTCATTTTTGTTTGAAGCACTCTGTACTTTTTGGCCTAAAGTATTGAAAATTGTATACGAAGTAATTGGTACTTTAATTTGTAAGTTTTGATTTGAAATTACAGAAGGAAAAGATAATCTTCCTTTACTCTGATAGTTATAATCTTCAATAGACAAAGAAGTAGCCAATACCAAAGTTCCGTCAGTTTGTAAAGCTAAGGTTTGTCCATTACCAACACCATCTGCACTAATTTGCGCTAACTGCGCTGCTGTTAAACTTGTATTGTCTGTCCCAAACTTTATAATTCCTTCTTTAAAACCAGTAATATTTAAAGTGCCAGAATTCCATTCAATTTCAGAACTATTTGCAAAGAAAAGTTCTGTAATACTATCATCAATATCTAAATTTAGTGTTCCTGTTCCTGAGCCTGTGAATTGAATCTCGCCCATACTATTTTGATTTTTATTAACATCGAAAGTGAGTGTTCGATTTCCATCAACTCCTATGTTTCCTTTATAAACATTTGCTCCATTAATAACGATACTGCAGTTGTCAGCATTACTTTGAATTTTTTGACCACTAGGCACAAATACACCATTATCTGCAGTATTTACTGTAACTACAGAGTTTGCACCAACCCAAACAAAATCTCCTGTACGATCAGAGTTATCAGAGGTGTTTCCAAATGTTATATTAGTATTTGCACTAAATCGTAATGCACCTGCACCAGCAAGAACACCGTCAAAGGTATAGGTACCCCCTGAATTTGATCTTGCTTCTAAAGGTGTATTTAATGTTAATAAAGAACCCGCTGAAAATTGTATAACATTTCCACCACCATTTGCGTGATTCATTATCGTATTTTTAAAACCTGTAGCTATCGAGTTATTTATAGTAACATTTCCATTAAAGCTAAGTATAGCATCGTTATTTGAAGCATTTTCTATTCCTAGACCAGGATTTGCATTTACATCAATTGTTAAAGTACTCTCACCAGAAATATTTACAGTTCCTCCTGGAGTAGAACCAGCCGTTGCAAATGTGGTTTGAATTTTTTTTACTGTAAAATCTGCATTTACAATGGATGCTATTAATGTGGGAAAACCAACTATATCTGTCGCTACTGGCGCTGCATTTAGAGACCAATTTGAAGCATTAGACCACTCTTGATTACCACCGTTGTTGTTAAAATCGTTTCTTTGAGCAACTATAACTGTCGCAAAAATCATTAAAAAAAGTGTAACATAATTTTTTTTCATAATTGTAGTTTTAAAAGTTAATTATTAGTATCCGTTGTTTTGAATTAAATTTTGGTTTAAGTCTCTTTGTTGCAAGGGAATTGGGAACCAAATACGTTCTGGGCGCCAATTATTTTTGATAGTAGGAGCAGTTCCTACGTTATAAAAACCATCTGTTTCTGATAAGTTTTGAATGGTTTCGTCGTATTTATGAAAACGTGCTAAGTCTATTCTTCTCCAGTTTTCAAAACACAATTCTCGGGAGCGTTCCTCTAAAAGCTCTGTTAAAAAATTTGGTCTAACATACGTCAAGTTTAAATCTTGAACCGTAGTTGATGCTGCCACAGCTCTTTGTCTTAATGTTGTTAAGGTGCTTCGTGCTGATCCTTCATCCCCCAGAAAATATTGTGCTTCCGCTCTTAGTAATAAAATATCTGCATATCTTAACAATGGCAATGAAAGTGAACTGGCCCAAGGAGCAACGAGTTTTTCTTTTGGGTCTATCATTCTGTATTTCCCTATACAATATAACCCAGTATTAGGACTTTGAATTTCTAATGGGATATAATAATTGACACCATCAATAATTTCTTGCGAAGAGCTTGCAGGAAGATTTCCTGTTAAATTGTGTTTAAATCGAATATCACCCTCTGTATATTTATTCCATAATTCTGATGTAGGGCGATACCACCCAAAACCACCACCTGTAATATTCATATTACCTTGTGGTACAAAGCCGTTTACCATTACCGTAATTACATTCTGTGTAGCATCAGAACTTGCTTCTGCTGTAAATAAACACTCCCTGTATTGAAAAGACTTTGTAGTTTCTCTGAATAAATTATCATATTCTGGTATGAGTTCATATCCACTTTGATTTATAATTTCGGTGGTATAATCTAATGCTTTTTGATAATGTGCATCCGCATCAACCCAATCAAAACTATTTATTGATACATCTTGGAAACTTACGGAACCTGTTTTCTTAAAACTTGCTAAATAAGTATGTGCTTTAACCAACAAACCTGCAGCTGTATATTTATTAATACTGCTTTCTCTTGGACCTCTAGTTTGTAAATTTTGGTATCCAAATTCAAAATCACTTAACACCTGTTGATAAACTGTTTCTATAGATTGTCTTTCTTGATTTGGGTCATGAACTGGGGTGTTATAAACTGGAATACCTCCATGCATCATAGATAACATCATATGATAAAAACCTCTTAAGACTCTTGCTTCTGCTTCAATTTCAATCTTTCTATTATCGGTAAAATCATCAATATTTTGTAATCTATCAATTAATATATTTGCTCTGTTAATACCAGCATAAAAGAAAAACCAATTTTCATTTATAAATGTTGATTCACTGGTAAAGCTTGCATTACCCCAAACTGAGAAAGTAATGTTATTAAAATTATTTCTTAAGATTGCTTCATCTGTAGCACCATTTAACATAAACATTAATCCTCTTCTGTAGCCCGAGGCATTTCCGAAATTTTGAACTGATCCCGCTGTTAAAATTGAATACACTCCATTTAAACCAATTTCTGCGTCGTCTGCACTTTTGTAAAAATTATCTGGTGAAACAAAAGAAAACGGCACGGAATCTAAATGATCCTCACAAGAATTAATTGTAATAAACGCAATAAACGATATGATAATGTAAAATATATTTTTCATTTTTTTTAAAATTTAAAATTTAGTCCTAAAGAAAAAGATTTAACTCTTGGGTATGAGATACGCTCATAACCAGACATTAAAGGGTTATTTGAACTTACTTCTGGGTCAAAACCAGAATAATTTGACCAGGTAATTAGGTTTGTACCAACAAAAAATACCTTTAAATCTTGAACACCATAATTTTCTATAAATTTTCTCGGCACTTGATATCCAAAATTGACATTTTGTAAACGTAAAAAAGAACCATCTTCAACAAAATAAGATGAGGTTACGGCATCTACTCTTCCAAACTCCGGATAAATATTAGAATTATTTGTGGATGTCCAACTATTGTCATAATAGTCTCTTTCTATATTCATAAATGGCTGAAAACCATGAGTTCTTAATCTACCTGCGTTAAAAATATCATTTCCATAACTCCACTGAAGCAGAAAACTCAAGTCAAAATTTTTATATTTAAAAGTATTGGTAATTCCTCCAAAATGTTTTGGAATACTATTCCCTATTATTTGTCTATCTCCATTTTCGTCAATAATTCCGTCTCCAGAGAGGTCTTTATATTTCTTTGCACCTGGAATAGGGCTAGCAAGTTGAGAGTCTACAACACCCGGTTTTAAGACATAACTTCTTGAATCATGAGGAATAGCAGTGTCACTGCCATTTTGCCAAGTAAAATCATCTATTTGATAAACACCATCGTAAACAAAACCATACATTGTTCCAATTGGCTCACCTACAATAACTCTTCCTGGTGAAGTTAGCCATCCTCCAGGAACCACAACAGGGATAAAGTCTGCACCACCTAAATCAATTACTTCGTTTCTATTAAAGTTTATATTAAAATCTGTTCTCCAACTAAAATTATCAGATTGAATATTCGTTGTTGAAAGACTAATTTCCCAACCACTATTTCTAATCTCACCAATATTCAATACTTGATTTGCATAACCGCTTTGAGCAGAAACAGGCGCATTTAGCAATAAATCTTCTGTTTTTTTAACATAATAATCTAAAGTTAAGTTTACTCTATTATCGAAAAGTCCTAGATCAATTCCCGCATCATATTGTGTAGTCGTTTCCCATTTTAAATTTTCATTAGCTAAAGACGATGGGGCAATTCCTAATAATTGACCTCCATTATTTGCATAGAAAGCGTTTTCCATACTAGAAAAATAGCTGTAAGGAGGTATTCTTTCATTCCCTGTAACTCCAAAACTTAATCGCATCTTTAAATTGGAAATTTCTTTAATATTTTTAATAAAGTCTTCTTCAGAAGTTTTCCAAGAAAATGCTCCTGACGGAAAATATCCCCAACGATTTCCTGCTCCAAATTTATCTGAACCATCAGCTCTAAAAGTTGCTGTAAATAAATATTTATCTTTTAAAGTGTAATTTACTCTACTAAAATAAGAAAGTCTTTTTGCTTGAGTTCTCAACGTTTCATAGCTAAGGGGAGTTTGACCAATACTAATATTATTAAACCCTAAAGACTCAATATCAAAACCAGAAATATCATTTAAAAAGCGTTCAAAGTTATAAAGGCTTACTTCATAGGCTGCCAATGCATCAATTCTATGATTCTTATTAAATCGTTTTCTGTAATTAAATTGATTTGTAAAATTGTAAGAATAGGTACCTACTTCATTAATAATAGCTCTTCCATCCCATTGGTTTCCCCAGTTGGTATTTGAGCCATAATATACTTTAGATTTAGATTTTGAATAATTTAAACCTATTTGAGATCTAAAGCTAAGATTTGTATTAATCTTATAGGTTCCAAACATACTTCCCAAAACTCTAAATAATCTAACTTCTTTTTCTGCTTCTTCTATAAGAGTTAATGGAGAAATATTTTCATCTAGTTCTTGATTTATCTCTTCATCTAAGATTCTCCATGGATTTGCAATAACAAGTAACTGCGTAATTCCGTTAAAATTATCTAATCCACCATTACTAGCAACACCTGTTGTTTCTGAGAAAGCACCATTCATATTTACCCCTAATTGTAACTTATCGTTATGGGTATGATTAATTCTTGTTCTAAAGGTATATCTATTATAATCATTATTTAAAACAATACCTTCTTGATCTAAAAAACCTGCACTCGCAGAAACTCTAGTTTTATCATTACCAGTGTTTAAACTTAAGTTATGTTGTCTTGTAATTCCTGTCCTTAAAATTTCATTTTGATAGTTGTATGAATCATATTGAGTGAAATCCCTAGGTGTTTCAAAAATACCATCATTATCTAAATC is a window of Polaribacter litorisediminis DNA encoding:
- a CDS encoding T9SS type A sorting domain-containing protein — protein: MKKNYVTLFLMIFATVIVAQRNDFNNNGGNQEWSNASNWSLNAAPVATDIVGFPTLIASIVNADFTVKKIQTTFATAGSTPGGTVNISGESTLTIDVNANPGLGIENASNNDAILSFNGNVTINNSIATGFKNTIMNHANGGGNVIQFSAGSLLTLNTPLEARSNSGGTYTFDGVLAGAGALRFSANTNITFGNTSDNSDRTGDFVWVGANSVVTVNTADNGVFVPSGQKIQSNADNCSIVINGANVYKGNIGVDGNRTLTFDVNKNQNSMGEIQFTGSGTGTLNLDIDDSITELFFANSSEIEWNSGTLNITGFKEGIIKFGTDNTSLTAAQLAQISADGVGNGQTLALQTDGTLVLATSLSIEDYNYQSKGRLSFPSVISNQNLQIKVPITSYTIFNTLGQKVQSASNKNEFQEINVANLKAGIYILTIEGKVSERFIKQ
- a CDS encoding SusC/RagA family TonB-linked outer membrane protein; this encodes MNKKIILLLTFVLSSAAYYGQKTVKGIVKDSYGDLLPGVSILIKGSSLGTVSSFDGDYTIKVKSNNSVLVFSYLGLKPKEVEVGNQTEINVVLEPAENSLEEIVIIGYGSVKKKDLTGSVGSVKAEQFAETQTTSALSALQGRVAGAQITRQSGEPGSSVNVKIRGANSVFGNTSPLFVIDGVQIDINTNEVANGTGSQSTLDPLSTINPNDIESFEILKDASATAIFGSRGANGVIIITTKSGKSGKSTIEFNSMMTVGETSKILDVLSPEEYITYQQQRGNNQFLARDLDNDGIFETPRDFTQYDSYNYQNEILRTGITRQHNLSLNTGNDKTRVSASAGFLDQEGIVLNNDYNRYTFRTRINHTHNDKLQLGVNMNGAFSETTGVASNGGLDNFNGITQLLVIANPWRILDEEINQELDENISPLTLIEEAEKEVRLFRVLGSMFGTYKINTNLSFRSQIGLNYSKSKSKVYYGSNTNWGNQWDGRAIINEVGTYSYNFTNQFNYRKRFNKNHRIDALAAYEVSLYNFERFLNDISGFDIESLGFNNISIGQTPLSYETLRTQAKRLSYFSRVNYTLKDKYLFTATFRADGSDKFGAGNRWGYFPSGAFSWKTSEEDFIKNIKEISNLKMRLSFGVTGNERIPPYSYFSSMENAFYANNGGQLLGIAPSSLANENLKWETTTQYDAGIDLGLFDNRVNLTLDYYVKKTEDLLLNAPVSAQSGYANQVLNIGEIRNSGWEISLSTTNIQSDNFSWRTDFNINFNRNEVIDLGGADFIPVVVPGGWLTSPGRVIVGEPIGTMYGFVYDGVYQIDDFTWQNGSDTAIPHDSRSYVLKPGVVDSQLASPIPGAKKYKDLSGDGIIDENGDRQIIGNSIPKHFGGITNTFKYKNFDLSFLLQWSYGNDIFNAGRLRTHGFQPFMNIERDYYDNSWTSTNNSNIYPEFGRVDAVTSSYFVEDGSFLRLQNVNFGYQVPRKFIENYGVQDLKVFFVGTNLITWSNYSGFDPEVSSNNPLMSGYERISYPRVKSFSLGLNFKF
- a CDS encoding RagB/SusD family nutrient uptake outer membrane protein → MKNIFYIIISFIAFITINSCEDHLDSVPFSFVSPDNFYKSADDAEIGLNGVYSILTAGSVQNFGNASGYRRGLMFMLNGATDEAILRNNFNNITFSVWGNASFTSESTFINENWFFFYAGINRANILIDRLQNIDDFTDNRKIEIEAEARVLRGFYHMMLSMMHGGIPVYNTPVHDPNQERQSIETVYQQVLSDFEFGYQNLQTRGPRESSINKYTAAGLLVKAHTYLASFKKTGSVSFQDVSINSFDWVDADAHYQKALDYTTEIINQSGYELIPEYDNLFRETTKSFQYRECLFTAEASSDATQNVITVMVNGFVPQGNMNITGGGFGWYRPTSELWNKYTEGDIRFKHNLTGNLPASSSQEIIDGVNYYIPLEIQSPNTGLYCIGKYRMIDPKEKLVAPWASSLSLPLLRYADILLLRAEAQYFLGDEGSARSTLTTLRQRAVAASTTVQDLNLTYVRPNFLTELLEERSRELCFENWRRIDLARFHKYDETIQNLSETDGFYNVGTAPTIKNNWRPERIWFPIPLQQRDLNQNLIQNNGY